From a single Triplophysa rosa linkage group LG1, Trosa_1v2, whole genome shotgun sequence genomic region:
- the ccnb2 gene encoding G2/mitotic-specific cyclin-B2, with protein MEMHALRNANNPMFVGGKAGHVNCGARRAVFGELSNFALKTTQTKKGQPVPPVKPSAQPAVAQPKRAQVQPEVPQPASVLPPPHADVSMKEEELCQAFSNTLFPVEDIDEGDADMPQLCPEYVKDIYAYLRSLEAQQSIRPRYMRGYDINGRMRALLVDWLIQVHSRFQLLQETLFMTVAILDRFLQVQPVTRKKLQLVGVTAMLVACKYEEMYVPMVGDFAYIADDAFTKAQIREMEMLILSELNFKLGRPLALHFLRRASKAGNADAEKHTLAKYFLELTLLDYDMVHYHPSETAAAALCLSQLVLDGQKWSPTQQHYSTYDEAHLKPIMQHIAKNVVNINEGLTKHVTVKKKYSSSRLMKISLLPQLKSSLVKDLAAPLQTS; from the exons ATGGAAATGCACGCTTTG CGCAATGCAAACAACCCCATGTTCGTCGGAGGCAAAGCCGGGCATGTAAACTGCGGTGCAAGGAGAGCGGTATTCGGCGAACTTTCCAATTTTGCGCTCAAAACAACTCAGACCAAG AAAGGTCAGCCTGTACCACCTGTAAAACCATCTGCCCAGCCAGCTGTTGCCCAACCCAAACGTGCCCAGGTACAGCCGGAAGTCCCCCAACCTGCTTCAGTTTTACCCCCACCTCATGCTGATGTCAGTATGAAGGAAGAGGAACTTTGTCAAGCCTTTTCCAACACCCTCTTTCCAGTCGAAGATATTGATGAAGGTGATGCTGACATGCCCCAGTTATGTCCCGAGTATGTAAAGGACATCTATGCATATCTGCGAAGCCTTGAG GCTCAGCAGTCTATTCGTCCCCGTTATATGCGTGGTTATGACATCAATGGGCGGATGCGTGCTCTGCTTGTTGACTGGCTGATTCAGGTGCATTCAAGATTTCAGCTGCTGCAGGAAACCTTGTTCATGACCGTGGCCATTCTTGATCGTTTTCTCCAG gtcCAACCAGTGACTCGTAAAAAGTTACAGCTAGTGGGAGTCACTGCAATGTTGGTTGCTTGCAAATATGAGGAAATGTATGTGCCAATGGTTGGAGACTTTGCCTACATTGCTGATGACGCCTTCACGAAAGCCCAGATTCGCGAGATGGAGATGTTGATTCTAAGTGAGCTGAACTTTAAACTTGGACGTCCTTTGGCCCTGCACTTTTTGCGGAGAGCTTCAAAGGCTGGGAAT GCGGATGCAGAAAAGCATACCCTTGCTAAATATTTCCTTGAACTGACGCTGCTCGACTATGACATGGTCCATTATCACCCTTCTGAGACTGCAGCTGCTGCACTCTGCCTCTCTCAACTTGTGCTTGATGGCCAAAAATGG TCACCAACCCAACAACACTACTCTACATATGATGAGGCCCACTTAAAGCCCATCATGCAGCACATTgccaaaaatgttgttaacatcAACGAAGGGCTCACAAAGCATGTG ACTGTGAAGAAAAAGTATTCAAGCAGTAGGCTAATGAAGATCAGCCTCCTTCCCCAGTTGAAATCTTCACTCGTAAAGGATCTGGCTGCTCCTCTGCAGACCAGTTAa